One window of the Plasmodium vivax chromosome 2, whole genome shotgun sequence genome contains the following:
- a CDS encoding hypothetical protein, conserved (encoded by transcript PVX_081710A), with product MEGRFKKSDSESDYKYYVLQIGRKYTYVGFSGLHKPLSVYRTPDFFRYNESFHNCAEDKKGAYDVVGDVPEGEAASLRGSAGSADSAAQQGEDANQGKREKGSNQDQQEEDASQDQQVEGANPDPNQVSVDQAQREKGATPDQQEADASLDQRQNTPRREHRLPRSGGSKHEGSLIYHYEYKFHQDEKLWSKFFEEFTFQIFRKLIKTSNKAKKVIVLLNMFIPTIIKYSLCKSLIENYEYGSISYINDLVSPLFLCNCNTCVVIDLGYLSCRLLPVMNGMPLYHHYTYVDNGGFYINMEIKRLLKEQYVRRAQRRRAARDCEDSSASFVHASDGEGLTNVQNTEDGYSETPHEEKPTEGEKGETKTSQGLLNYYLDLYPLEEILNVIDSMPDDEIENMKMKFFYLKNEEAKLYSNKIVLYEFQNYEIVVEADTRWMACEILFTKDYEQNINFMFNSILSKLHMFEFSVFHNVLLVGGCSNIKGIVSKIAQSLFHALREKKKTSVKDLENRVNFLFPKISPNLRQFIGASICSNLENLPDYTQEHVHNSVLYDHLNEDVYLTFKR from the exons ATGGAAGGgaggtttaaaaaaagtgacagcGAAAGTGACTACAAGTATTATGTGCTGCAAATAG GGCGAAAATACACCTATGTAGGATTTTCAGGGCTACACAAACCCCTGTCAGTTTACAGGACCCCCGATTTTTTTCGGTACAATGAAAGTTTCCACAATTGCGCTGAGGATAAGAAGGGGGCATACGACGTGGTGGGAGATGTTccggagggggaagcggcttCCTTGCGGGGGAGCGCGGGTAGCGCGGATAGCGCGGCTCAACAGGGGGAAGATGCCAACCAGGGCAAACGCGAGAAAGGATCTAACCAGGACCAACAGGAGGAAGATGCCAGCCAGGACCAACAGGTGGAAGGCGCTAACCCGGACCCAAACCAGGTCAGTGTTGACCAGGCTCAACGCGAGAAAGGCGCTACCCCGGACCAACAGGAGGCAGATGCCAGCCTGGACCAACGTCAGAACACCCCTCGCAGGGAgcaccgcctcccccgctCGGGGGGCAGCAAACACGAAGGGAGCCTGATCTACCACTACGAGTACAAATTCCACCAAGACGAGAAGCTGTGGAGCAAATTCTTCGAAGAATTCACATTCCAGATTTTTCGCAAGTTAATAAAAACGAGCAAcaaggcaaaaaaagtgatCGTCCTTTTGAACATGTTCATCCCAACGATAATTAAATATTCCCTCTGCAAAAGTTTGattgaaaattatgaatacGGTTCTATCTCGTACATAAACGATTTAGTGTCTCCTCTTTTCCTGTGCAACTGCAACACGTGTGTGGTGATCGACTTGGGTTACTTAAGCTGTCGGTTGCTGCCCGTAATGAACGGCATGCCATTATACCACCATTACACGTATGTAGACAATGGGGGGTTTTACATCAATATGGAGATTAAAAGGTTGCTGAAGGAGCAGTATGTGAGAAGGGCTCAGAGGAGGAGAGCCGCACGCGATTGCGAAGATTCAAGCGCTTCATTTGTGCATGCCAGTGATGGGGAAGGCCTTACCAATGTACAGAATACAGAGGATGGCTATTCGGAAACACCCCACGAAGAAAAACCcacggagggggaaaaaggagaaacaaagACCTCACAGGGACTACTTAATTATTACCTCGATTTATACCCACTGGAAGAAATACTAAACGTCATCGACAGCATGCCAGATGAcgaaatagaaaatatgaagatgaaatttttttatttaaaaaatgaagaagccaaaTTGTATAGCAACAAAATTGTCCTGTATGAATTTCAAAATTACGAAATTGTCGTAGAAGCAGATACTAGGTGGATGGCCTGcgaaatattatttacaaaagATTATGAGCagaatataaattttatgttcaACTCCATACTGTCTAAATTACACATGTTTGAGTTTTCCGTTTTCCACAATGTGCTGCTGGTTGGTGGGTGTAGTAACATCAAGGGGATCGTTTCGAAAATTGCTCAATCCCTTTTCCACGCGttaagagagaaaaaaaagacatccGTGAAAGATTTGGAAAATAGGGTCAACTTCCTCTTTCCAAAGATATCCCCCAACCTGCGCCAATTCATAGGGGCCTCCATCTGCTCGAATTTGGAGAACCTGCCAGACTACACGCAGGAGCACGTGCATAACAGTGTGCTGTACGACCACCTCAACGAAGACGTCTACTTAACCTTTAAGCGGTGA
- a CDS encoding hypothetical protein, conserved (encoded by transcript PVX_081715A), producing MPRRANGQPRRFNRYLRCSNRSATKMGKGAVHPNGSNFCRALKYNIVDKMRTLVETNLYDRPRWLEWAERAPPIEIHNISLKSRYNNNKYIDLVKFLLKKYPHLRFQDCYVEGNNNVKGYDFFRNDHIITQMATHQLYYMNRGYGKKEALERVEKEFYNRRMELEKKQKINMCLSIDKKIKPLYTNGYAYLYEKMVDNEKAHLGLILKRLRTMREKLEREQRQAGAHPHTDGSGKDESNEENAKRG from the coding sequence ATGCCCCGCCGCGCTAACGGCCAACCTCGCCGCTTCAACCGCTATCTCCGCTGCTCTAACCGCTCAGCCACAAAGATGGGGAAGGGCGCCGTGCACCCAAACGGCTCGAACTTCTGCAGGGCGCTAAAGTACAACATCGTGGACAAGATGAGGACGCTGGTGGAGACCAACCTGTACGACCGCCCCCGCTGGCTGGAATGGGCAGAGAGAGCCCCCCCAATAGAAATACACAACATCAGCCTAAAGTCAAGGTACAACAATAACAAGTATATAGACTTGGTGAAATTCCTGCTGAAAAAATATCCCCATCTGCGATTCCAAGACTGCTATGTGGAGGGAAATAACAATGTGAAGGGCTACGACTTTTTCAGGAACGACCATATCATCACGCAGATGGCTACCCACCAGCTGTACTATATGAATAGAGGGTatgggaaaaaggaagcccTTGAAAGAGTGGAAAAAGAATTCTACAACAGAAGAATGGagctggaaaaaaagcaaaaaataaatatgtgcCTATCgattgataaaaaaatcaagCCGCTTTACACCAATGGTTACGCCTATCTGTATGAAAAAATGGTAGACAATGAGAAGGCCCACCTGGGTCTTATCCTCAAGAGGCTACGCACTATGAGAGAAAAGCTGGAGAGGGAGCAGCGACAGGCGGGTGCCCACCCCCACACGGATGGTAGCGGCAAGGATGAGTCAAATGAGGAGAACGCTAAAAGGGGTTAA
- a CDS encoding hypothetical protein, conserved (encoded by transcript PVX_081720A), which produces MPCAVSPTTFKQAQQRRQIRAAQSNNAKVGEAGRAHMNRVVRLLRKFSSTRKSINEEDITILKKKLRCKFKSVGMLELDTLINNYLNANINHMGREKAKLLYNLMDIDTTNLLKLFYFYSNKENQKVEKLAEHLKNVDEEEIKDTFKLLIDILHNNEKLVRS; this is translated from the exons ATGCCCTGCGCTGTATCACCTACCACATTTAAGCAGGCACAACAAAGGCGACAAATCAGAGCAGCACAGAGTAACAACGCGAAAGTAGGAGAAGCTGGCCGAGCACATATGAATCGCGTTGTGAGACTTCTGAGGAAATTTTCCTCCACCCGGAAGAGCATCAACGAGGAGGAtatcaccattttgaagaaaaagctACGATGCAAATTTAAAAGT GTCGGCATGCTCGAGCTAGACACGCTGATAAACAACTACTTAAACGCGAACATAAATCACATGGGCCGGGAGAAAGCAAAGCTTCTCTATAACCTGATGGATATAGACACAACAAATTTGTTGaagcttttttatttttactcgAACAAGGAAAATCAGAAGGTGGAAAAACTAGCGGAGCATTTGAAGAACGTAgacgaggaggaaataaaagaCACGTTCAAGTTGCTAATAGATATTTTGCATAATAACGAAAAGCTTGTCCGTTCGTGA
- a CDS encoding hypothetical protein, conserved (encoded by transcript PVX_081725A), translating into MGEENYTPDGCSSSCSGSGGKNLDFREIQKEISEFKIKQNETFNFYLDSIDKLLEKVQKAKKNVEEKIKKKKDAIKGESDKIRGNVNVIANVSGGSAQISLSGVNTCEEKSKYDLKELIKDVKELKITEKVSEENKKFYNILLSSYRGIISLIKQETPEIFKNVNIKKSVILRLILLHFLQKGDFFMYYVLNKEILKKKKKKKMEKDTPEVSGLGQNSPSNEKMPLCNQARVAVEGGNSKNGPQNGHQADSPSDPPDCQHTSEAPATSCPKEKTNRHGQRYTVLLNNIRNAKFACSKSDLFSQLKEEYISKISFENDTEQIQFEHALIEKEVFEGYTKLHRILYHLKRFQVDTCIEWYNNCSEATRKKYVKLIYLLHCINYLMYSKEDKEKALSCLRDLMINYSENKSHISRLSTFICIGVDNFFFKNMFSSVHSKVFNFFKRAFNEEGILIRVPRRGKRAGRSGPNCENCPNCPNCLHHPHRQRDGLPHDGAAHHRDGKEGTTLASQMSEKRKKKKKKKLTTRQSSEDNQDEPSDGNRRDSRTITALSKRKEKKLAKLVQKRNEKMKKIKTNEHILKRKIKKNKENVIGKKSKKKKKKKKKNIHTASMTHQQVYGLSNKVRSTQGPLIHNDIYKEKYVHYDSDDTYGNTGEEEDGTLPLSETFIENRIDEFMRNEKRMSNPFFYDTADEHYVNGERLILPDVKYASFGGRRHSSGVCAGRAKSRGDSDADDKLNKGWYSHVFKCTKDVFVEVNAGKNEASFSRNEREENQTWRNDYNYHHRRCKNEKKEPEAVYLYELSENEFSQMYQNDTSYITYKTLKKAAQFYDHNDTKIRGSTNKNLNSGYTNFLNVSSTYYTSNSYYERGSHLCALQSRSSEGASFFKQPSGYASNISEAHSFRALTNSCFMKKPNSLKRKFAKCKFLTRSGKCEKMSEKKIKKMDTTLPSADGAAGEHVGDAARSAALLAMEEEKKKSTAEGKTENVTKTSTCDKQKGSKSARGKEKGKQDGHDDGDDDNDNDDVVGDLINSSSGTLSTKVKHVDEDFESFKEQLGGDTEQWASSSQSNKTPSSERAMLDSSEDDFHFSTSASSDENAKKDLNKVKEQVDLIKEDFIKKNTAIALLNTNNIQAYNRAILAAKNTRANKTPTDVSRIVLTHALTNREMYTLHSSLSNYKNNAEFRRICLKWKAKKEKRKERLRGKGKSSRGNDDQQKGKKKKKKKKKKKSTKGSEVGKQNKGEENQNKEGGKTVASHEGVHEKKEQPSVEQSQVGHSSPPAEEKLQESVEQEEKPTAPSNLNAENSPSTGEGKSAEVLPTQSKGGTPPENSQEGEPKMEADETVLSEKCEEGKGGNADEVHTGQGPNNESAEKVEDSHGALGEEGVIPAGSPDEAKNNPSGAGNNADYAAAPSGEEIHHSGSEAKGGKDEKGSIEVEAAGQGTNPTAEESPKDEAVERNENEGERQNLRKENEAGAGEEADDKDHPTDGEKVKRKESAEAKIRKEKKGVFLGSYKKNFKKRRYDPNFFYDEKMEAKMKRNKNERSDSKAAKSKKDGCGWFRSAKCAAGKKGSRGRGRDSDSNGEGKKKKDSSKKDKKKNKEKKKKDDDKGESKNSKDPGKEQNSASGEDAKIEKGREKSCKEKKVYVHLESPLSVLVCGGLISSKKLIEAQAILKENNKRLQEAKNSSSLTFASERHADKCLDKFGKEKNKKNKENGALFSNSLAVEVDLSGCFFFHSSFTCPISRDKSSKENPPYVLRCGHAICKSCVDKIHAQRSRQFKCPMCPQYLHLIEIIPLYFN; encoded by the exons atgggggaagaaaattacACACCAGATGGTTGCAGCAGCAGCTGTAGCGGTAGTGGCGGAAAGAATCTGGATTTTAGAGAAATTCAAAAGGAAATAAgcgaatttaaaattaagcaaaacgAGACGTTCAATTTTTATCTAGACAGTATTGACAAATTGCTGGAAAAAGTTCAAAAGGCCAAGAAAAAtgtagaggaaaaaataaaaaaaaaaaaagacgccaTTAAGGGAGAAAGCGATAAGATTCGTGGAAATGTAAATGTAATTGCAAATGTGAGTGGCGGTAGTGCCCAAATTAGCCTCAGCGGTGTAAATACATGTGAGGAAAAAAGCAAGTACGATCTTAAGGAGCTCATAAAAGACGTCAAAGAGCTGAAAATTACCGAAAAGGTgagtgaagaaaataaaaagttttacaacattttgcTGTCATCTTATAGGGGTATCATATCTTTGATAAAACAGGAAACTCCAGAGATTTTCAAAAAcgttaacataaaaaaaagcgtcaTCCTTAGATTAATTCTACTGCACTTTTTGCAGAAGGGCGATTTCTTTATGTACTACGTGTtgaataaagaaattttgaaaaaaaaaaaaaaaaaaaaaatggaaaaggataCGCCTGAGGTGAGTGGACTGGGCCAGAATTCCCCCTCGAATGAAAAGATGCCATTGTGCAATCAAGCGAGGGTGGCGGTcgagggggggaattccAAAAATGGCCCCCAAAATGGTCATCAAGCTGACTCCCCAAGTGACCCCCCCGATTGCCAGCACACCAGCGAAGCCCCAGCGACGAGTTGCCCCAAGGAGAAAACAAACCGCCATGGACAGCGCTACACAGTCCTCCTGAACAACATAAGAAATGCCAAATTCGCTTGCTCAAAGAGTGATCTATTTTCCCAGCTGAAAGAAGAATATATAAGCAAAATATCTTTTGAAAATGACACAGAACAGATCCAATTTGAGCATGCATTAATTGAGAAAGAAGTATTCGAGGGATATACCAAACTGCACAGGATTTTGTACCATCTGAAGAGGTTCCAAGTGGACACGTGTATCGAGTGGTACAATAACTGTAGCGAAGCGACGAGGAAGAAGTATGTAAAGCTAATTTACCTACTACACTGTATTAATTATTTGATGTATTCGAAGGAGGATAAGGAGAAGGCACTCAGCTGCTTAAGGGACCTCATGATAAACTACAGTGAAAACAAGTCGCACATATCCAGGCTGAGCACCTTCATTTGCATCGGGGTGGAtaactttttctttaaaaacaTGTTTTCCAGTGTCCACTCGAAGGTTTTCAACTTTTTTAAGAGAGCTTTTAATGAGGAGGGCATCCTAATCCGCGTGCCCAGGAGGGGCAAGCGGgcagggagaagcggccCAAATTGTGAAAATTGCCCCAATTGCCCAAACTGTTTACATCACCCACATCGCCAGAGGGACGGCCTGCCCCACGACGGGGCTGCACACCATCGTGACGGTAAAGAAGGGACCACTTTGGCTAGCCAAATGTCGGAaaagcggaagaaaaaaaaaaaaaaaaaattaaccactCGACAGAGCAGTGAGGATAACCAGGATGAGCCCTCCGATGGTAACCGCCGGGATAGCCGTACTATCACCGCTTtatcaaaaaggaaggaaaaaaaactggccAAGTTGGTCCAAAagagaaacgaaaaaatgaaaaaaataaaaacaaatgagcacattttgaagagaaaaataaagaaaaataaagaaaatgtgaTAGGCAAAAAAtccaagaagaaaaaaaaaaaaaaaaaaaaaaacatacacacAGCAAGTATGACACATCAGCAGGTATACGGCCTCAGCAACAAAGTCAGGAGCACCCAGGGGCCATTAATTCACAACGATATATATAAGGAGAAGTACGTTCACTACGATTCGGATGATACGTATGGCAAcacaggggaagaagaagatggcACTCTCCCGCTAAGCGAAACGTTTATAGAAAATCGAATAGATGAGTTTATGAGAAACGAAAAGAGGATGAGCAACCCGTTTTTTTACGACACAGCGGATGAGCATTATGTAAATGGAGAGAGGTTAATTTTGCCCGACGTTAAATACGCCAGCTTTGGAGGGAGAAGACACAGCAGTGGCGTCTGCGCTGGGAGGGCAAAGTCCCGGGGAGACAGCGATGCGGATGATAAGCTGAACAAAGGATGGTACAGCCACGTTTTCAAATGCACCAAAGACGTTTTTGTAGAAGTAAatgcgggaaaaaatgaagccagCTTTTCAAGaaacgaaagggaagaaaaccaAACGTGGAGAAACGATTACAATTACCATCATCGTAGATGTAAgaatgaaaagaaggagCCAGAAGCTGTCTATCTGTACGAACTGAGCGAAAATGAATTTTCGCAAATGTACCAAAATGATACCTCCTATATTACCTACAAAACATTGAAGAAAGCGGCACAGTTTTATGACCATAATGACACAAAAATTAGGGGAagcacaaataaaaatttaaatagtGGCTATACAAACTTCCTAAATGTCAGTAGCACATACTATACGAGCAATTCTTACTATGAGAGGGGTTCCCATTTATGTGCTCTGCAGAGTAGGAGCAGTGAAGGTGCCAGCTTTTTCAAACAACCAAGTGGTTACGCTTCCAACATTTCCGAGGCACACTCATTTCGTGCGCTAACGAACTCGTGCTTTATGAAAAAGCCAAACAGTTTGAAGAGGAAATTTGCCAAGTGTAAATTTTTGACGCGTAGTGgcaaatgcgaaaaaatgagcgaaaagaaaataaaaaaaatggacactACGTTACCCTCCGCGGACGGTGCAGCAGGGGAGCATGTAGGGGATGCCGCACGTAGCGCAGCGTTGTTAGCaatggaggaggagaaaaaaaagagcactGCTGAGGGCAAAACTGAGAATGTTACGAAGACTTCCACCTGTGACAAGCagaagggaagcaaaagcgcgagggggaaagaaaagggaaaacaggATGGTCATGATGACGGTGATGACGATAACGATAACGATGATGTGGTGGGGGACCTAAtcaacagcagcagcggtACCCTGTCGACAAAGGTCAAACACGTCGATGAAGATTTCGAGTCGTTTAAGGAGCAGCTGGGGGGAGACACGGAGCAATGGGCTAGCAGCTCGCAAAGCAATAAAACCCCCAGCTCGGAGAGGGCCATGCTGGACTCAAGTGAAGACGACTTCCACTTCTCCACCTCGGCCAGCTCGGAcgaaaatgcgaaaaaagaTCTCAACAAAGTGAAAGAACAAGTAGATTTGATAAAGGAagatttcataaaaaaaaacaccgcCATTGCTTTGCTAAATACCAACAATATACAGGCGTATAATAGAGCCATATTAGCTGCGAAAAACACCAGGGCGAATAAAACCCCCACCGATGTGAGCAGAATTGTGCTAACTCACGCTTTAACCAATAGAGAAATGTACACCCTGCATAGCTCTCTCTCGAACTATAAGAACAATGCCGAGTTTCGACGCATCTGTCTCAAGTGGAAGGccaagaaggagaagcgaaaGGAGCGACTCAGAGGAAAGGGCAAGAGCAGCCGCGGCAATGACGATcagcagaaggggaaaaaaaagaaaaaaaaaaaaaaaaaaaaaaaaagtacaaaggGTAGCGAAGTTGGTAAGCAGAataagggggaggaaaatcaGAACAAGGAGGGAGGAAAGACAGTCGCGTCCCATGAGGGAGTGCACGAGAAGAAAGAACAACCAAGTGTAGAGCAGTCGCAAGTGGGGCATTCTTCCCCACCTGCAGAGGAAAAGCTCCAGGAAAGCGTCGAACAGGAGGAAAAACCAACTGCTCCATCGAATTTGAATGCCGAGAATTCCCCCTCTAccggggaaggaaaaagcgCCGAGGTTTTGCCAACCCAGTCGAAAGGAGGGACCCCCCCCGAAAATTCCCAAGAGGGCGAaccaaaaatggaagcagaTGAAACGGTTTTATCtgaaaaatgcgaagaaggaaaaggaggtAATGCTGATGAGGTGCACACGGGGCAGGGACCTAACAACGAATCTGCCGAAAAGGTAGAAGACTCGCATGGTGCCTTAGGGGAAGAGGGAGTCATTCCGGCAGGCAGCCCGGACGAGGCTAAGAACAACCCAAGTGGTGCTGGTAACAATGCCGACTATGCTGCTGCCCCGAGCGGGGAGGAAATTCATCACTCAGGTTCAGAGGCGAAGGGCGGAAAGGATGAAAAAGGGAGCATCGAGGTGGAAGCGGCAGGTCAAGGGACAAACCCCACTGCAGAGGAATCCCCCAAAGATGAAGCAGTCGAGAGGAACGAAAACGAGGGGGAAAGGCAGAATTTGCGGAAGGAAAACGAGGCGGGCgcgggagaagaagcagacgaTAAGGACCACCCGACGGACGGAGAAAAGGTGAAGCGCAAGGAAAGCGCCGAGGCAAAAAtcaggaaggaaaagaagggaGTTTTCTTGGGGTCCTACAAAAAGAACTTCAAAAAGAGGAGGTATgaccccaattttttttacgacgAAAAGATGGAAGCCAAGATgaagagaaataaaaacgagAGAAGTGACAGCAAAGCCGCTAAGAGTAAAAAGGACGGCTGCGGTTGGTTCAGGAGCGCCAAGTGCGCAGCAG GTAAAAAAGGATCCCGCGGAAGAGGCCGAGACAGCGACAGCAACGGCGAAggcaagaagaaaaaggactcgagcaaaaaggacaaaaaaaaaaataaagagaaaaagaagaaagacgACGATAAAGGAGAGTCAAAAAATAGTAAGGACCCCGGAAAGGAACAGAACAGCGCAAGTGGTGAAGACGCCAAAATTGAGAAGGGAAGGGAGAAGAGCtgcaaggagaaaaaggttTACGTCCACTTGGAGAG CCCCCTATCCGTTCTGGTGTGCGGAGGATTGATCTCCTCGAAGAAGCTTATAGAGGCCCAGGCCATCCTGAAGGAAAACAACAAAAGACTACAGGAGGCGAAGAACAGCTCGTCCCTAACCTTTGCGAGCGAGAGACATGCAGACAAATGCCTTGACAAATttgggaaggagaaaaataaaaagaacaagGAGAACGGTGCTCTCTTTTCAAACTCCCTGGCGGTGGAAGTCGATTTGAGTgggtgcttttttttccactcctCCTTCACCTGCCCCATTAGTAGGGACAAATCGTCCAAGGAGAACCCGCCCTACGTGCTGAGATGCGGGCACGCCATTTGCAA AAGCTGCGTGGACAAAATTCACGCGCAGAGGTCCAGACAGTTCAAGTGCCCCATGTGCCCGCAGTACCTGCATTTAATAGAG aTAATTCCGCTGTACTTTAACTAG
- a CDS encoding hypothetical protein (encoded by transcript PVX_081730A): MGTIEQSFSKNSDKEQEAKKEPPKSSPKIDMIISSLSDKGLKNLEKKEQKHSADVKGASGNGLRAPRRDNLNASESASASASACASDSASERKERKKIASYSKDKNEDYCKSKKGEHKPGTGERKPGDEEPSQKGIKKKEMRGGKDTRDSTEEAKYNEKTPSGSKKCKDEKTRRERKSDGHHKDDTLSTIDEDGKREHT, translated from the coding sequence atggggacCATCGAACAGTCCTTTTCCAAAAATAGTGACAAAGAACAAGAGGCCAAAAAAGAACCCCCCAAAAGTAGTCCCAAAATTGACATGATAATATCTTCGCTAAGCGATAagggattaaaaaatttggaaaaaaaagagcaaaagcATAGTGCAGATGTTAAGGGGGCATCTGGAAATGGTCTGAGAGCCCCCAGGAGAGATAACCTCAACGCATCAGAATCCGCATCAGCATCAGCATCCGCGTGTGCGTCGGACAGTGCGAGTGAAAGaaaagagaggaaaaaaatagcaagCTATtcgaaagataaaaatgagGATTATTGCAagtccaaaaagggggaacacaAACCGGGGACAGGGGAGAGAAAGCCCGGTGATGAAGAACCATCCCAAaagggaattaaaaaaaaggaaatgcgAGGTGGTAAAGATACACGTGACAGCACGGAGGAGGccaaatataatgaaaagacGCCAAGTGGTTCGAAGAAATGCAAAGACGAAAAGACCCGTCGGGAACGCAAATCGGATGGGCACCATAAGGATGACACTCTCTCCACAATTGATGAAGACGGGAAAAGAGAACACACTTAA
- a CDS encoding hypothetical protein, conserved (encoded by transcript PVX_081735A), translated as MAEKAPHNCTASYGEDLQNLVYIPELLNIDVEKFWGDKTFEIFNKEENVKELHKRKFPAIFLYSKTVKTKHTIMYFHSNSCDLGQIYDEMCNLQEHLQANILAIEYIGFGLCYLEGSPNQYNINRRALAAYNFLKSLNLKSEQILLFGRSIGTGVATKLAYNLKLLGDNIGGIILHSPYVSIEKLVEEYFTYSSYIIENIYDNFKNLSLLSNGDDGDTPLLLIHGKEDEVIGVSHSEFLMQNLNNKFKTASYPVDSYHNYYYVIDDLGVPSKTFLDTQSKSRHEKCVDIIVPKSFFTKEY; from the exons ATGGCGGAAAAGGCACCACATAACTGCACAGCTAGT TACGGAGAGGACCTGCAAAACCTCGTGTACATCCCCGAGCTGCTGAACATCGACGTAGAGAAATTCTGGGGAGACAAAACATTCGAAATATTTaacaaagaggaaaatgtaaaagagTTGCACAAAAGGAAATTCCCAGCCATCTTTTTGTATTCCAAAACGGTAAAGACCAAGCACACGATAATGTACTTCCACAGCAACTCCTGCGATTTAGGGCAAATATATGACGAAATGTGTAACTTGCAAGAGCATTTACAAGCGAACATACTCGCCATAGAATACATAGGGTTTGGGCTATGCTATCTGGAGGGATCCCCCAACCAATATAACATCAACAGGAGAGCCCTAGCTGCgtataactttttaaaatcattaaatttgaaaagtgAGCAGATTTTACTATTCGGAAGGTCCATAGGCACAGGAGTAGCCACCAAATTAGCATACAATTTAAAGCTACTAGGAGACAACATTGgaggaattattttacacTCTCCTTATGTGTCCATCGAAAAATTAGTGGAAGAATATTTTACCTACTCTTCTTATATcattgaaaatatttatgacaattttaaaaacttgtCTCTCCTTAGTAACGGGGACGATGGGGAcactccccttttgcttatACATGGGAAAGAGGATGAAGTGATTGGCGTCTCTCACTCCGAGTTCCTCATGCAGAATTTGAACAACAAGTTCAAGACGGCCTCCTACCCGGTGGACTCCTACCACAATTATTACTACGTCATTGAT GACCTCGGCGTGCCGAGCAAGACCTTCCTGGACACCCAGAGCAAATCGCGCCACGAGAAGTGCGTGGACATAATCGTGCCCAAGtcttttttcacaaaagagtattga